A region from the Thermanaeromonas toyohensis ToBE genome encodes:
- a CDS encoding helix-turn-helix domain-containing protein, with protein MDVQEQNVTKKLGERLRKAREAKGLTQAQLGALLNVSDATINRYEKGQRSPDPEMLVKLAEALNVSTDYLLTGKQASILEYEAAHRTDDSTDELPEEARRSLEEFKEFMLRKYGKKRD; from the coding sequence ATGGACGTGCAGGAGCAAAACGTTACAAAGAAACTTGGGGAACGCCTGAGGAAAGCGCGAGAAGCAAAAGGACTTACCCAAGCTCAATTAGGAGCACTATTAAATGTATCCGACGCTACGATAAATAGATACGAAAAGGGGCAAAGAAGCCCAGATCCCGAAATGTTGGTCAAACTGGCAGAGGCATTAAACGTCTCTACCGATTATTTGTTGACCGGCAAACAGGCATCAATACTTGAATACGAAGCCGCCCACCGCACGGATGATTCCACGGATGAGCTTCCCGAGGAGGCTCGACGTAGCTTAGAGGAGTTCAAAGAATTTATGCTGCGAAAGTATGGGAAGAAACGAGATTAA
- a CDS encoding type II toxin-antitoxin system HicB family antitoxin: MSEEFITSSGITRRTLFDILGVERRQQTQMPQIVPGTIIVNVNIENSTINVPSLEPSTKKGVRAKMGGGVFTSFIDAAMKEAIVEKLSDGTFYAEIPSCPGVWADGKTKKECLETLQEVLEEWLLFKLREGDRDFPVLGGVDLNREWTEDRSWAG; encoded by the coding sequence GTGAGTGAAGAGTTTATTACTTCCTCGGGTATTACCAGGAGAACTCTTTTTGATATATTAGGAGTAGAAAGACGGCAACAGACACAGATGCCCCAAATAGTACCTGGCACGATAATCGTCAATGTTAATATTGAAAACTCTACTATTAATGTTCCTTCCCTCGAGCCTTCAACTAAAAAAGGAGTGAGGGCCAAAATGGGAGGCGGTGTTTTTACCTCCTTTATTGATGCGGCGATGAAAGAAGCCATAGTAGAAAAATTGTCCGATGGTACATTTTACGCCGAAATACCCTCCTGTCCTGGAGTTTGGGCAGATGGGAAAACCAAGAAAGAATGTTTAGAAACCCTCCAGGAAGTTCTTGAAGAATGGTTATTGTTCAAGCTCCGGGAGGGCGATAGGGATTTTCCTGTATTAGGTGGCGTGGATTTGAATAGGGAATGGACCGAAGACCGCTCCTGGGCAGGTTGA
- a CDS encoding type II toxin-antitoxin system HicA family toxin — translation MKPLKRRELIAKLKHFGFEGPFPGGKHSYMKRGSLKIRIPNEHGTDISEDLLQRILKQAGISKEEWDRT, via the coding sequence ATGAAGCCTCTCAAAAGAAGAGAATTAATTGCGAAATTGAAGCACTTTGGCTTTGAAGGTCCCTTTCCCGGTGGTAAGCATTCATATATGAAACGAGGAAGTCTAAAAATAAGGATACCCAATGAACACGGCACAGATATTAGTGAAGATTTACTGCAAAGGATTTTAAAGCAGGCCGGCATAAGCAAGGAAGAATGGGACAGAACATAG
- a CDS encoding ImmA/IrrE family metallo-endopeptidase, with protein sequence MPMKLFALAEKEGIKIEWWDFKPPLEAVYWYRPGLPPIIGLSHTLQSAPRSYFRCVLAEEIGHFYTTIGAIHIPRTLPRYHQRTNIGIYEYRARRWAAEHLIPLPDLIRAFKEGVTYRWELAEYFDVTEEMVDFRLRLPDLVTVRYAC encoded by the coding sequence ATGCCCATGAAACTATTCGCTTTAGCGGAAAAAGAGGGAATCAAAATTGAGTGGTGGGACTTCAAACCGCCGCTGGAGGCTGTCTATTGGTACCGCCCGGGCCTTCCTCCTATTATAGGCTTATCGCATACTTTACAAAGCGCCCCCCGCTCCTACTTCAGATGTGTTCTTGCCGAGGAAATAGGGCATTTCTATACCACCATTGGGGCGATACATATTCCACGGACGCTACCCCGCTATCACCAGCGTACTAACATAGGAATTTACGAATATAGGGCCCGCAGGTGGGCAGCGGAGCATCTTATTCCGCTACCGGATCTGATACGAGCCTTTAAGGAAGGGGTGACCTATCGCTGGGAGTTGGCGGAGTACTTCGATGTAACTGAAGAGATGGTAGACTTCAGGTTGCGGTTGCCGGACCTAGTCACAGTTCGGTATGCTTGTTAG
- a CDS encoding DUF4041 domain-containing protein produces the protein MENIVQKRWYLSTWVIAILIALWPISWIPTIIGLILIIMQQKVYGSAVDILNKATQEAENLINEATQQVEQLNREKESLEKRLAEMNKEYAQLQDELKSLTKEVITATVDISAYDQFTSEEIKNKLQMLRLNQQDLIKKDKALIITATDKKKIVENNAKQILRCFNAECENIISQVNARNVDTARGKIIKSFETLNRIFATDGIAISKEYLEAKLEELNLVYAYAIKKEQERELQKAIREQLLEEEKARRELERERLRLEKEETHFRNEIKKLMAHMQKATTEVEKSFYIEQIKSLEEKLEQIVKDKEDIINREQNTRAGFVYIISNIGAFGEDVYKIGMTRRLDPLDRIYELGDASVPFKFDVHAIIFSEDAPALEAALHERFREYELNKLNPRKEFFKVPLSEIQKAVSELHSGPVSWTIEPPAEEYRESLRRAGKLAS, from the coding sequence ATGGAAAATATAGTTCAAAAACGGTGGTATCTGAGCACATGGGTTATAGCGATTTTGATAGCACTTTGGCCTATAAGTTGGATTCCGACAATTATAGGCTTAATACTGATAATAATGCAGCAAAAGGTATACGGCTCCGCAGTAGACATACTAAATAAGGCTACCCAGGAAGCAGAAAACCTTATTAATGAAGCCACCCAGCAAGTTGAGCAACTTAACAGGGAAAAAGAATCTCTTGAGAAACGTTTAGCCGAAATGAACAAAGAATATGCACAACTTCAGGATGAATTGAAAAGCCTTACTAAAGAAGTTATAACGGCCACTGTTGATATTTCGGCCTATGACCAATTTACTTCAGAAGAAATAAAAAATAAGCTTCAGATGTTAAGGCTCAATCAGCAGGACCTGATAAAAAAAGATAAAGCCCTGATAATCACAGCGACAGATAAAAAGAAAATAGTGGAGAATAATGCAAAGCAAATTCTTAGATGCTTTAATGCTGAATGCGAAAACATCATTTCCCAGGTAAATGCTCGTAATGTGGATACAGCTAGGGGTAAGATTATAAAGTCTTTTGAAACTCTCAACAGGATTTTTGCTACAGATGGCATTGCTATATCTAAAGAGTACTTGGAAGCCAAGTTGGAAGAGTTAAATCTTGTATATGCATATGCCATTAAGAAAGAACAAGAGCGGGAGTTACAAAAGGCTATTCGTGAACAACTTCTAGAGGAGGAAAAAGCCCGTAGAGAACTCGAAAGAGAACGATTGAGACTAGAAAAAGAAGAGACCCACTTTAGGAACGAAATTAAAAAGCTTATGGCCCACATGCAAAAGGCAACTACTGAAGTAGAAAAGAGCTTCTATATAGAGCAAATTAAATCGCTGGAAGAAAAATTAGAGCAGATCGTTAAAGATAAAGAGGACATTATTAACCGTGAACAAAATACGAGAGCTGGCTTTGTTTATATCATATCCAATATAGGCGCATTTGGCGAAGATGTTTACAAAATAGGTATGACCCGTCGGCTAGATCCGTTAGACAGAATTTATGAATTAGGAGATGCCTCAGTACCCTTCAAATTTGACGTACACGCAATTATCTTTAGTGAAGATGCTCCAGCCTTAGAAGCAGCGCTACATGAGCGTTTCAGGGAATATGAACTAAATAAACTTAACCCACGAAAAGAATTTTTTAAGGTACCTCTAAGCGAAATTCAGAAAGCCGTTAGCGAGCTTCATAGCGGTCCTGTTAGTTGGACAATAGAACCACCAGCGGAGGAATACAGAGAAAGCCTTAGAAGGGCTGGTAAGCTGGCTAGTTAG
- a CDS encoding DUF1515 domain-containing protein, whose translation MAVLENNIAPQFARKTPPSLSQASGFASKGMASLNKIRRGRANVSRDWWEGFGPTSAVPTVVHSALPILEEEKPIDYNKGMKAQSSPAKVFGGIVRAREMIDMDWQEKYLDKLNQDIGDIKASLKSTEDRIAHMINQTLSEMRDRDNQRHAEILALRSDIQAIRTDNAETRRWIIAMVISAIGVALAAIIGIASIVYQALIK comes from the coding sequence ATGGCGGTTCTCGAAAATAATATAGCCCCGCAATTTGCAAGGAAGACACCACCTTCGCTTTCCCAAGCTTCCGGATTTGCCTCTAAGGGAATGGCCTCATTGAACAAAATTAGGCGAGGTCGTGCAAATGTTAGTAGGGATTGGTGGGAAGGATTTGGACCTACTTCCGCAGTGCCCACCGTGGTACATTCTGCTTTGCCAATATTGGAGGAAGAAAAACCAATAGACTATAATAAAGGTATGAAAGCCCAGAGTAGCCCTGCGAAGGTTTTTGGTGGAATTGTAAGGGCTAGGGAGATGATAGATATGGACTGGCAAGAAAAATACCTTGATAAGCTTAACCAGGATATAGGAGATATAAAAGCCTCTTTGAAGTCTACTGAGGACCGAATCGCCCATATGATTAATCAAACTCTATCTGAAATGAGAGACAGAGATAATCAAAGGCATGCTGAAATTTTGGCACTTAGAAGCGATATTCAAGCCATCAGGACCGATAACGCAGAAACTAGGCGCTGGATAATCGCCATGGTAATTAGTGCTATTGGGGTAGCTTTGGCTGCTATTATTGGGATTGCTTCTATCGTATATCAGGCATTAATAAAGTAA
- a CDS encoding site-specific integrase, which translates to MPTGHLEKRYKSSWTIVIELDRDPVTGKRKRITKSVKGTKKEAEKEMVRMLNELERGTYVEPSGMTVGEYLLHWLEAYCKPNLAPKTLQSYSYIIHQHLIPALGHIKLDKLQPLHLQEYYSKALQSGRKDGKGGLSLRSVQYHHRILHEALGHALKWQLVHRNVAEAVEAPRYKRPDVKALSPEEVNKLLAKAKEINHPDYALLVTAVYTGMRQGELLGLRWQDIDMTAGVAYVRQILQKLPGQPVMFKEPKTQAGKRQVVLSPAVIDILKAAKKQQAENRLRLGQAYQDYGLVFCRENGLPLDPFTVTHRFKKLAKLAGFPELRFHDLRHTHATLLLAQGVHPKVVQERLGHRSITLTLDTYSHVLPTLQKEAAAKVEEALKHSK; encoded by the coding sequence ATGCCCACCGGCCATCTCGAAAAGCGCTACAAAAGTTCCTGGACCATAGTTATAGAACTCGACCGTGACCCAGTAACCGGCAAACGCAAGCGTATCACCAAAAGCGTTAAAGGTACCAAAAAAGAAGCCGAAAAAGAAATGGTCCGGATGCTAAACGAGCTTGAACGGGGTACATACGTGGAGCCTTCTGGAATGACTGTAGGTGAGTATCTGCTTCACTGGCTGGAGGCCTATTGCAAGCCCAACTTGGCACCCAAGACGCTGCAAAGCTACAGTTACATCATCCACCAGCATCTAATTCCGGCTTTGGGGCACATAAAACTTGACAAGCTACAGCCCCTCCATTTGCAAGAATACTACAGTAAAGCCCTTCAGTCAGGCCGTAAGGACGGTAAAGGCGGCCTCTCTCTCCGCTCCGTCCAGTACCATCACCGCATTTTACATGAGGCCTTGGGCCATGCGCTCAAGTGGCAGCTAGTACATAGGAATGTGGCCGAAGCCGTAGAAGCCCCACGTTATAAACGGCCTGACGTGAAAGCGTTATCCCCTGAAGAAGTAAATAAGCTCTTGGCCAAGGCTAAGGAGATTAATCATCCTGATTATGCCCTGCTAGTCACGGCAGTTTACACGGGGATGCGCCAGGGCGAGCTTCTGGGGCTACGCTGGCAGGACATCGACATGACTGCTGGCGTGGCCTATGTGAGGCAAATACTCCAGAAGCTTCCTGGCCAGCCGGTAATGTTCAAGGAACCCAAAACGCAGGCCGGGAAGCGACAAGTAGTGTTATCCCCTGCCGTAATAGACATTTTGAAGGCTGCAAAAAAGCAGCAGGCTGAAAATCGACTACGCTTAGGGCAGGCATATCAGGACTATGGGCTTGTATTCTGCCGCGAAAATGGCTTGCCTCTTGATCCTTTTACTGTTACTCACCGCTTCAAGAAGCTGGCTAAGCTGGCTGGCTTCCCCGAGTTACGTTTCCACGATCTGCGGCATACTCATGCTACCCTATTGCTGGCCCAGGGGGTACATCCAAAGGTGGTCCAGGAACGCCTCGGGCACCGGAGCATTACTCTGACGCTCGATACTTATAGCCACGTTTTACCCACGTTGCAAAAAGAGGCAGCTGCTAAAGT